In the Cucurbita pepo subsp. pepo cultivar mu-cu-16 chromosome LG17, ASM280686v2, whole genome shotgun sequence genome, CGCCATGTATGCTTCCGTacacaataatttattttatcacATTTCAGCACTAAAATAACGCATTTCGATTTCTCTCGTGCTCCACTTTCacatcatatttttcttttctgtttctcttATGCTAAATGATATCCTTTTTCCTTGATTAATTCATGAATTATAACTTTAAGTAAATGGATTATGGACATAGACACAGAGATTATTGATTCGATGGTATGATTCATTTTAAGATGTGTTTTGATGGTGATGATAGGTATGGAATTGAGCAGGAGTACACTCTACTCCAAAAGGACGTCCACTGGCCACTCGGTTGGCCTGTAGGTGGCTTCCCAGGTCCACAGGTACCCTTAATGCTGTTTAATCGTCATTATTAAAGCTGCTTATCTTCACCGACTGTGTAGATATTTTAATGAATAGTTCTTTCATAACCATAAACAATTATGAGGGTCggagaaacaaaattcaaacaatttcaAGTCGACTGGACAGAGGACGtggaaagaggaaaaaaaaagtttttaacaataatgattttaaaaagaatatattattatataccCAAAATGATGTCAGATCAGCATTGCTTCTAGAAATAGTGTAAGAAAAATGGTTATTAAACAATAACTAAAGCTGTAGTTTTAGTAAAAACTATTTTAGGACCTCGAGTATCGTTTACTCAAAATTATCTGTTTAATTGGAATGTGTACAAAAATGGTTTGGAAAAAAGAATCCTAAATGTTAGATAATTATCTGAATCGGTGCCATGCAGGGTCCTTACTATTGTGGCACGGGAGCAGACAAGGCCTTCGGTCGAGATATTGTAGACGCTCACTATAAGGCTTGTCTTTATGCCGGAGTCAATATCAGTGGAATCAACGGTGAAGTCATGCCCGGTCAGGTGCGTCTCCATCGTAATATCCAGTGTCTAAGCACACAGATAATATccgattttatttatttattctctccTTAAAATGATtcccatttttttgttttgttctgttcCGTTTGGACAGTGGGAATACCAAGTCGGTCCAACCGTTGGTATTGCTGCTGGTGATCAAGTATGGATCTCCCGATACATCCTCGAGGTACCCTCTAATTCCAATATCCAATATGAAAAAtcaccatttttatttttttcttttgcaagaTAATATGGTACGGTtgattttgagcataagtacACAccattttgcttttgatttctttaaaaGGTCTATTCTAATTTAAgatcattcaactttttttttgtattcaatAGATATGTATTCCTTCTTTAAAAACCTATTATCAATTCCTTAACTAGCCGACCTTAATTAGGAGGcgtgttttctatttttttatttttttgtggtGGTGGAACAGAGAATCACAGAAATTGCAGGAGTAGTTCTGTCCTTCGACCCAAAGCCAATTAAGGTGTGTTATCAATTCAATCAGTAGACGCCAATTAAGGTTGAATTATTTCGTCTTGATGGTGATTGATATGATGTTGTTTTCTTAACAACCAGGGTGATTGGAATGGCGCTGGTGCTCACACCAACTACAGGTGttgttttcatctttcttgaaTTTGTCGTTTGttctttaataattgaaatctTTTTGGGTTCTGTTTTTGTGGTTGGCCTCAGCACCAAATCCATGAGAAACGACGGTGGTATTGATGTGATCAAGAAAGCCATCGAGAAACTGGGACTGCGTCATAAACTGCACATCGCTGCCTATGGAGAAGGCAACGAGAGAAGGTTAACCGGCCGCCACGAGACTGCCGATATCAACACCTTCTCTTGGGTATCTTGTCCTTTCTTCCTTTACTCGCTAAACAGTTCAATTTACATAAAGTTGGTAACCTAATAGTGAAGAAATTACAGGGAGTTGCAAACAGAGGAGCCTCTGTCCGCGTCGGCCGCGACACTGAACAAGCCGGGAAAGGCAAGTCACTCTAAACTGAAACCataatttccattttccatCCTCTTTTTGCTGAAAATTTGTTCTGAAAACAATCGTTTCAGGCTACTTCGAGGATCGAAGGCCAGCTTCAAACATGGATCCTTACGTCGTCACTTCCATGATCGCCGAAACAACCATTATGTGGAAGCCGTAGACGGACTCGATCAGCCGGCGCTCTGACGGCGCCGCCCCTATCCGGTTCATCTCTGTTTCTATCTACTACATTTACTACTTCTGAGAGTGATCTATGTCCAAAACTCTGGTTTCTGTATAATATTTGTGTGTGCCATGTGATTGCGTTCAGCCATTGCTTCCTGttgtttccctttttcttcttttatcacaaacaataatcaatttattttcttctgctCCTTGCTTTTATCGTTCATGCAACTAAAtgtctctttttatttttgggaattaaaaatgtaatcgTGTTATTATCGTCACCTCGCATGACATAAAGTAATTCTCAGCCttccatttaaatatttaaccatattttaaaagaatttatacATGCACGTTTTCAACTAAGTTGATTCCGATAACAAAGTGGGAATATTGCATACAATAATTATACTTTATAACTTTATCATATTAAGAGTACTTATGGAAATTGTTGGTATTTAATTAAGTTCCATGTAtaccatttaattaataagtaAAAGTGGGAACATATTCTCgtcataaatattataaatgaaatggttTTGAATcctatgttttaaaaataaaatggaaagctTTCTTgtaatctaatttaatttgtttttttaatatattagtgACTTTATATGAAACTTTATGTGTTtggaatatttatttgaaattaaatatcattCGTGCCACTATACCTTCATTAACGATGACTGCACTAAAAATTGCATCTTGTGCCGATTATATGATCTAAATAATTTGactaattaattcaattaccATTTAGATTGGATTATTGGTTAAAAGTAGTTTGGATTGAAccaaattgaatttatttttaattaaaaaatatatatttttacttatttgtataatatatacttatatagtttttaagtttttgaaatgtaatttttattattgaaatcttaattcaatatttaaatataaagtaaTAGATATTCCgtatattaacatttttttttttgttggtaatTAAAAGCAGGAAGGATTGAGCTCGTTTAatctaattatattttttatttttataattgagttgaattgggttcaattattatttaatatggGTTTGATGAATTATGCCTCTTGTTTAATATGGATTGATTGACTTGACTTGCATGTGTCTATCAATGTTGCTCACCAATGTCTAAAGTCACTTGAAACGAGCCCACCGTTATAGTCAATAAATAAGGTATTAAAAAACATGTGAAATAAATATTCTAtagacaaaatatatatatatatattaagcaAGACaatattcaaactttttaattgtAGCATATATGCTCGTGTTGACACAATAAAGACTTATTATACAAATGTAACCCTCAAGTTTTAAGCCTTGTTCTATAATTTGGCTTCTCTTACTTctatcttaaaatatatattttattattcttattgttcaaaaactaaaactaaaccTTTTgtagataattattttttgggttgttgtttatttattttatatattgtgTGTACACGTGGAATATCAAAGGTTTTAAGATATAacaagtttaattaaaaaaagaaatgttcattcaggaaattaaaatttattatcttccattttaaattatagaattaattcttatgtttaataaaaaagttgcaACAAGTCTTTTAACCTCCTCtagattctttctttttaaaatatattaactaaattataacttttatggagaaaaaaaaaacgtggtTTTATGAGAGAACTTGGAAAGTGTAGATACGTTGGGATGAGAAtatattgtgatttatttaattaataatattcctttttaatattttatatttaaaatattatttatcaaatttattatcgTAATATTATAATATCGTGTCATATTACTTGGTAAAAGCCATCGCCACTCGTTCGTTCTTACGTTATCATCCACCGCtttctcttattattattatttttttttgttcgttatTGTATTACTAGTGACCCCACCAATATTTCGTGTCAATGAGGTTTTTCGAAGACAACTTATTTTCGTTGGAGATGTTGCCTACAAAGTACGCTTAAATGTAAGATAAGTTCgagagtgattttgaaaattgtataattaattatttttcatgtttgatttaacttttaaacacaattttataacatataagttaatttgaataatttaaaaaatatatttttaagtaataacgaaataaaaatggttcaaaccttaaaaaataacttttatttagtTGGTTATcaaaacaattatatatttttttaagtcgaaaactaaaaagaatataaaacgaaataattatatttatagtttaaccgaaattaaatattaaatctacattaaaaaaaaattacactaCAAATCTCTAATAAATTctcacccaacataaaatacacaaataaaaattaaaaaatttaaataatattttaatctctattttaaaaaggttaagatttaattttgtttatttttcttttataaatgtagATTGATAAATTGAATggaccaaatatatatataaaatataaatattaataattaatatttaattttgataatttttttactgtagaaataaaattatgaaatttttgtacGTATGAAAttgcaaaatttaaatatgttttttttaaccttaaaaatagAGGAAATAAGGTTCACATTGGGCCTTATTTAGGTTAGAAATTGGGCCGGCCCAAATGGAAGTAGAAAGTTTGGGCCAAGCCCTTTTTTCGCCTCTTCGTCTACactgagaaagaaaaggaagacaaCAAAACCTTCTTTCCGAGGCTTCGGTTTATCTATGGCTTTCTCCGTCTCACAGTCGCACGCTTATCTCGCACCTCCTCTTACTTCCCCTCTCGGCCACGGTCACGAGCGAATCTAGGGCTTCCGCTGCCTGTCCatgctttatattttttctatcttAATCTATCCTCAATTGTTTCGATTCACAGGATTCTAACTTTGAGAATTTTCCGGGGCAGAGTCTTTGGAGGGAAAATAGGATTGGTTTTTTTAAATGTCAGCTGCCTTTCTCTTGTATCTGTTCATGGATCTTTGaagctttgttttttttttcttggaataAGTTGTGGAAGCTAGTTTGTGTAAGTATTATTCTGTTTTCAGCaaaatgttttgattttttgatgTTTAGCTGTTAAGTATTTGTTGTGTGCTGTGTTTTggataccttttttttttttattaaattcgtATTCGAGGAATTTAGATGGGCTTATACTTTGCTATGCTACTTTCTTATGTTTTCCCTCTCAATTTGCATATTTGAAACATGTTTTGGatggatttctttttctgatgTTAATGGTAGTAAATGATAATTTGCGTTCTTTCCTGAAATTGAGCTAACCTGGATGATGGATTGTATTTGTTGTAACTGCAGAGTGGTAGAAGTTTGAAAAAGTTGCAATGTACGCGAGGAGAATAAGGTGTAGAAATCAGAGATGGGATTTAGTGTTTCAGCCATCCAAATATTTAAGCAGGCCCGATGGCCGGGATAGTGTTTATTGTCAATATTTGAATTGTAAAAGTTTTTCTCGGAGTAGGTTTGTACGTGATAATTCAATCGCAAGACGTCTATTACCTTCCTTGGGGACACGAGGTGACTACTTAAATTGTCATGCTAGCTTGGAACAGgcttcaaattcatttttaagatGTGTTCAGTTACGTCGGTATAGTTCTGAGGGTGATGGAAGGAATGCTAGTGAGGGTAAACACATACCTGTAAAAGATACAGCTGATTTtgagaagggaaagcccaggAAAGAAGTAATAGGGGAGGATGCAAAGCATTGTGATCCTCATGCTGAACTTGGATTACAAGATCAAAAGGAATGgcttaaaaatgaaaagcttGCAATGGAGAGTAAAAGGAGACAATCCCCATTCATCACTAGACGTGAAAGATTTAAAAACGAGTTCTTAAGAAGGATTCTTCCTTGGGAGAAAATCACTGTTTCATGGGATACCTTTCCATATTACTTAAAGTAATCACCGTCACTTTGATtctattgttcttcttttgacaattattCTGTTGGATTATTTGATTATCGGCACAATTTTTTCTTGATCTCTTAGTGATCACTCGAAAAGTTTGTTGGTTGAATGTGCTGCTTCCCATTTCAAGCACAAAAAATTCACTTCCTCGTACGGTGCTCGTTTGACTTCCTCAAGTGGCAGAATACTACTTCAAAGCATTCCGGGTAAGAAAAGTCCATTTTCAAACTATCGTGTGATTTGAAAGTATTATATACTGAACTTCTTAGTTCCGTATGTCCTTTCATTGATTGCTGCAGGCACTGAGCTCTATCGTGAGAGGTTAGTCAGAGCACTTGCACGGGATCTAAAAGTGCCTTTACTGGTGCTAGATAGCAGCATTCTTGCTCCTTATGTAAGacatgaagaaaatcagaCAATTTAAATCAGCCATGGATAGTTTTCTAGTAAATCATAGATCTAACAATTTTGGTAATTATGTCATCCAACTTTTGGTGCAGGACTTTGGTGATGATTGCTCCTCAGAGTGCGAATCAGATGATGAAGTAGAATCTGGTGAGGATTGTGCTTCAGAATCTGAGGATGAGAATGAGAACAGTGCAACTAACGAGGAGTGGACTAGCAGTGGGGAGTCAAAATCAGATTGCAGTGAGATTGACGAAGCTGATGTTGAGGCAACTGCAGAAGCAGCCCTAAAAAAACTTATTCCATGCAATAttgaagaatttgagaaaGTATGCTTATGCATCCTACTCTGatagaaaaaagagaaaaattgtGTTCTTGGAGCAACTTACTCTAGTNtttttttttttttttttttttttttttttttctttcagattTTCTGATTGTTGATTAACTTTGTGGCAGAGAGTCAATGGAGATTCCGACGATTCGGCTGAGTCATCACAATCCGAGCCTAGTGAAACTTCTGTTAAGTTAAACAGACCACTAAGGAAAGGTAAGAGCGCTGTAGATTCTTTTTTCAGTCTTAGAATCTGTTACCTGAACTTTCTGTCCCAATCAACACAATCAAATTTCTGTTAGCTTTTCCTCTAAATGTGCTCTGTGTTCTTGTATATACATTTGTATGTGCATGTATGTGTTTTTATGCATGCATCATTTGCATTTTTCTTCATGAGATCACAATGTTATCTGTGGTGATGAGATCATGGGAGTTCGTATTCCAAGGTCAATATTTCTTTAGGAATTACTTTGGTGCTGTTGTAGTTTGCttaataatcaataaattcTTGGTTGTAAACTTGGTCATAAAATGTTTTAGTAAGTAGAAAATTGATTCTATTGCATTCATCTCCtgtaggattttttttttttttttttttttctttttgcttaaCTTTTTATATTCTACCCCAGGTGATCGAGTGAAGTATGTTGGGCCTTCTATACATGTTGAAGCTGATAAGAGGTGACCTTCTAACTTTGTTTTTGGCACcattttgatgatttgaagGATATTATTCTTTATAATTCTGAAGTTGAGACAGTGAGATGCATAGGACATTGATGGGACCTTCTAGCTTTGTTTTGGAGATTTAGAAGATAGGTATGAGAGGgttcttttatttctcaagCAGAGAGAAGAGCGAAGTTTGGATTTGGACTCAGTTCTTATGATTGTTGTTGGACGGTTCCCATTGTTATTTAcacttctttatttatttattttttaaccaatTGGTGACGCTCGTTATAATTTCCCTAGTCCTTACAGTTTGGTTTTATTATTCTTCCCTATATCTACACCAGCGTTCCTTGTGTTTTATAAAAGTTCCATCgtatgttataaaaaaaaaaagaaaaaaaagaaaaaagaaaagaaagaaagaaagagaatcgcagtttgtttttgtattatGTATAATTGTCTCTATGAACTTCAATTCCTCCCCAAAAACCTGTATCATTATGCATGTTTATTATATTCACTGTTCATATGCttagtttcttattttttcctcCGAAATGTTTGTCAGTAGAAATTTCTTGTGGCTCTTATCAGAAATGTTTATGCTTGTGCCTTTTCTGTGTGGAATATAGTTCTTAAATTTATGTGGTTTGGTGTTCATGGGGCTTCGGTAAATAGCTAAGATCTAGGTTTAGATAGCCATAGTACTGGAATGCTTGTTGGTTCAATCTTGATGATTTGAACAACTTAAAAGCATTCTATTGGGAGTTCTATAAATCGGTCTAGCTTCTGAAGCCCAGTTGCTGATCTCCTCCCCTATGTGAACTTGGAACCTgattttgagaaataaaatgcATCACAGGATCACATTGGGGAAGATATCAACATCCGAAGGTCAAAAAATTGCTTATACCATTATTCGTGGCAGGTGAGTTGGTAAGTCACCGTATGTATAGAATTCTGAAGCttcctcattttttatttctattttatgcATCTGCCATGATTATCTTAATAGGTTCACTAAATCTGACATTGTAACCTTTATTTTGTAGTTCAGGATAGAATTTTTACTCATTGTTGTACAGTGAGGTCCTATTCAAAATGATTGAAATGCGAATAATCACCCCCTTATAGAAAATGGTGCACCCTTTTGAGTAGTTCAAAACAGGCATTCAGTGTTGGTCTTAATTTCCGTGTCCAGttatttttctcgttttcaTATTGTATTCCTTTATCATGTAAAACGTAAAAATTGGTTGGaatgttaaataaaaagaaattttagaagtGCCTTTTGGAAGTAGTGTTTTGATTTTATAGTTAATTGGCTCTTTATTTAGAGGAGTGTAATATGTGTAAACAATTAGTTTTTTCCAAAACCTTcacttttattcatttttttcgcTCCATTCCTTGAATTTATTCACAAGAATTGGataagttatttttatatattattattttttgtatgaaggggcttttatttttattttttttcaaagaagtTATTGTAACTACCATGGGTTGGTTCAATGTCAAGGGACAAATAGCAAACCTAGATTCTTTTCAAGGTGATATTTTTGGTCCTTGGTGGTCATCATCATCTAGGATGTAAATAAACGTATAATTTGTCTATACCACATGTTGTTAGGTCAAACCAATTTTCTTCCACATGTTGTTAGGTCaaactaattttctttagaatTAGTTGATGTGTGCGTAAGTTGGGCTTGGGCGCTGTTTTCTTAGATAAAAATGCATAGAGTTTTGATGTATCTTTTTGTACAAATGAATACTTGGTTATAGTATATATGTTCTTCGATCTAAGCAAGGAAAAGTGTATATTTTCTCCCAATTATGAGTGAGTCTTCTGTTACAAGGAGCTAGAAACTTGGCTGTGGGAGTCGGCTGTGAGGAGATCCCTTAATGATTATTGATTAGTTGCGAAGTTATTTCTTGTTTGACTTGAACTAGGAGACTTCTCATTTCAAGGATATAGTTGACAGATGAGCATCCCTTTATTTCCAACTATGGTCCAGATGACAGAAGtactctttcctttttttaagcttgttcttatttaaaaattttctgaTTTTCAATCAGACCAAATCTCGGAGATGAATggccttcttttttttttggtaaaaattTGTTCTAGCAAACTGGAAATAGAGGAGTAGCAGTATTGTTCCCTATGCTGGGAATAGTCAGGCTAAGGTTCTGTAGTGACATTAGATGGTAGAATCTTTTTAGTTTGGTCTTGTTTGGGCTAACTAGTCTTCCTTTTATATCTTTCTGCTAAGGAAGATTATTGTCTATGCTTCTGAGCAGATTCCTTTGGCAAGTAAGTTTCTTTAAAcaaccaaaatttttattaattgtttGAATATTCATTGATGAATATGAGTGAAACTATTCAAAATGTAAATCCTTCAATGCTTGCTACTTGTTTCTTCCGTGCTCTTTTTCGGCCAAGTTTTGGTCCAACGTGCACGTCTTCCAACTGTCAGGTGGCTTTCCCAAAGCATAGTAACTGGTTTTTTCCTCCATATGCTTTATGGTCATTTATCCAAGGACAAGTCAAGGTTTTCATAGATAAATACTTTGTGGTTACCGTTTAGGAGCTATGGCTTGAGGGAGTAGAGGATGTTTAATAGTGGGTAGGTCTTCTGTGGATGTTCGGGatcttgtttgttttctattcTCCTCTGGAGTGCTCAGGCTAATGGTTTTGGTTATGATTCCCCTTTCTTAATCTCTTTCTAGATAATTGGGATTATTTGCAATTGTGTTCTGacttttttatatactttGCTGGTTTTGTTGCACGGTTACTTTATGCTTTCATTTCTTGaggtttttaatttattgttattttactttttctagCAAGTTGTAGCAGCAGCCttgtcattttcattattaccTTCTTCATATTAAATAAGTCATCACAGTATTATGTGGTCTCTTCAGTATCAGCTACGTTTTCTAGTTGGTTCAAGTACTAGAGAATGTTATTTTGCTCATGGAAATTGCTTATGGGTAGTTTGATGTTTTTGGCCTCCACCTTCTAACATTACTATAtgacttctttcttttgtgttcAACTAATCGATGATGCTGATTAGAAgcaaagaaaatatagaagTGTATGGGTTCTTTCAGTACTTGGATGAAATCAACGTTGTCGTGATTTGAAAGCATGTTTCATGTGTTTGTAGGCCTTTATCAAATGGTCAACGTGGGGAAGTCTATGAGGTTGATGGAGATCGTGTTGCTGTGATTTTGGATATGCATGATGTAAAACCAGATGTAGACAAAGATGAGACATCCTCCGAATCCGCATCAAAACCTCCAATCTATTGGATACAtggtaatttcattttttttgtagataaaatggttttttaataatgattaATTGCACTATTTTGAATCTCAGACTCTTTGGGtgttaaagaaaatgataatatttactCTCTTCCACAGCTAAGGAAATCGAGCATGATCTTGATACTCAGTCCGAAGATTGTATTATTGCAATGGAGGTTCTAACTGAGGTACCAATCTTTGGATAAGCTCCAAATTTCTTATTTGCATGGATCTTTCTTGATAATCACTTATAGGTAGACGGCATAAAAATGGAACGGGCAACAATGAGAAGAATGATCTTATCATGCCTTGATATGACATTTACTTATTATTTGctattttcttgctttttcGCAGGTTGTTAATTCAATGTGATATGACATTTACTTATTATTTGCTATTTGCTTGCTTTTTCGCAGGTTGTTAATTCAATGCAACCTATTATTGTCTATTTTCCAGACTCTTCTCAATGGTTGTCTCGGGCAGTTTCCAAGGCCAACCGTGGGGAGTTTATTCAGAAGATGGAGGAAACCTTTGACAAAATTTCGGGTCCTGTGGTTTTGATTTGCGGACAGAATAAAATTGAATCGGGCtcaaaggagaaagaaaaacttgTAAGCTCTGGGATCTTACCGAAGTACCTAGACTTTCTACTTCTGAAAGCAACACTTacctattttcttctttttttccccccaGACTATGATACTTCCAAATATTGGACGCATTGCCAAGTTGGTAATGTCTTTATACTTATTGATGTttcacttttttgtttttttggtgttGCTTGGTTGATTatcatagtttttaatttttttgttttttttttttaaaaaaaaacttcctaTGCTGATGTATTGCTATATACTTATATTTTTCAGCCACTATCGTTGAAACGTCTTACTGAGGGGCTTAAGACAACAAAGAGGTCTGAAGATGGCAACATATATAAGCTCTTCACTAATGTTTTGTGTTTGCATCCTCCCAAGGTAACTggaattgtaatatttttcaatgtcCTCGTATCgtactttttctttataataaataagagcACTTTATATCTCCCCTTTGTCTTGCTATTTAGATTTAATTCTTTCGTAGTTTTTTTAACTGCTCGATGTGTTACTTAAAAAGTTGAATATGAGGCTCATCTGTGATTTCTTTCTATGATGTGGAGTTAACAGAGAAATAATAATCGtagataatttaattatgaccTTAACTTGTGGCATTTATGCAATTTTGACCTGACATTAGTGCTTGTCTGTAAGTTGTTCTTGAATATTAAGGACAGTCTTTTTGTGACTCAAATAATTTACCTGGCAGAAtgttttcaacattatttttggaaattaaaaaccttgaagataaaagaaaattgcttTTCCATGCaagttgtttttattgatctttattttttcagcGGCTTTCATGTAacctttctttcattcttcgTACAGGAAGAAGAAGTCCTTAGAACATTTAATAAACAACTCGAAGAGGACAGAAGAATTGTCATTTCTCGGagtaatttaaatgaattacATAAGGTGGGAAATGCATGGCCTTTAATGGTGCAAGTTACTTCTAGGCAATTTCCTTCActgatatttttgtttctagaAGATCgagattaatatttttccataCTCCTAATTGTCCAATTCGACTTGCAAATAAACTTATGTTGCAGGTTCTCGAGGAAAATGAGCTGTCTTGTTTGGATCTGTTGCATGTAATAACTGATGGAGTAATATTGACCAAAAAGAGTAAGATACAGctctaattaaaatttcaatttcctgCATTCTAAACAGATCACCATAATCATATCCTCTGATATTGGAGTATT is a window encoding:
- the LOC111778527 gene encoding uncharacterized protein LOC111778527 isoform X1 — its product is MYARRIRCRNQRWDLVFQPSKYLSRPDGRDSVYCQYLNCKSFSRSRFVRDNSIARRLLPSLGTRGDYLNCHASLEQASNSFLRCVQLRRYSSEGDGRNASEGKHIPVKDTADFEKGKPRKEVIGEDAKHCDPHAELGLQDQKEWLKNEKLAMESKRRQSPFITRRERFKNEFLRRILPWEKITVSWDTFPYYLNDHSKSLLVECAASHFKHKKFTSSYGARLTSSSGRILLQSIPGTELYRERLVRALARDLKVPLLVLDSSILAPYDFGDDCSSECESDDEVESGEDCASESEDENENSATNEEWTSSGESKSDCSEIDEADVEATAEAALKKLIPCNIEEFEKRVNGDSDDSAESSQSEPSETSVKLNRPLRKGDRVKYVGPSIHVEADKRITLGKISTSEGQKIAYTIIRGRPLSNGQRGEVYEVDGDRVAVILDMHDVKPDVDKDETSSESASKPPIYWIHAKEIEHDLDTQSEDCIIAMEVLTEVVNSMQPIIVYFPDSSQWLSRAVSKANRGEFIQKMEETFDKISGPVVLICGQNKIESGSKEKEKLTMILPNIGRIAKLPLSLKRLTEGLKTTKRSEDGNIYKLFTNVLCLHPPKEEEVLRTFNKQLEEDRRIVISRSNLNELHKVLEENELSCLDLLHVITDGVILTKKSAEKVVGWAKNHYLSSCQLPSIKGDHLQLPRESLEIAITRLKDQETTSFKPSQGLKNLAKDEYESNFVSAVVPSGEIGVKFEDIGALEDVKKALNELVILPMRRPELFSRGNLLRPCKGILLFGPPGTGKTLLAKALATEAGANFISITGSTLTSKWFGDAEKLTKALFSFASKLAPVIIFVDEVDSLLGARGGAFEHEATRRMRNEFMAAWDGLRTKDSQRILILGATNRPFDLDDAVIRRLPRRIYVDLPDAANRMKILKIFLAQENVVPDFQFDELANATEGYSGSDLKNLCIAAAYRPVQELLEEENQGAQSDSATPLRPLNLDDFIQSKAKVGPSVAFDATSMNELRKWNEQYGEGGSRRKSPFGFGN
- the LOC111779198 gene encoding glutamine synthetase nodule isozyme-like isoform X1 gives rise to the protein MSLLSDLINLNLTDSTDKIIAEYVWIGGSGLDLRSKARTLPGPVTDPAKLPKWNYDGSSTNQAPGDDSEVILYPQAIFKDPFRRGNNILVMCDAYTPSGEPIPTNKRFNAAKIFSHADVVAEEPWYGIEQEYTLLQKDVHWPLGWPVGGFPGPQGPYYCGTGADKAFGRDIVDAHYKACLYAGVNISGINGEVMPGQWEYQVGPTVGIAAGDQVWISRYILERITEIAGVVLSFDPKPIKGDWNGAGAHTNYSTKSMRNDGGIDVIKKAIEKLGLRHKLHIAAYGEGNERRLTGRHETADINTFSWGVANRGASVRVGRDTEQAGKGYFEDRRPASNMDPYVVTSMIAETTIMWKP
- the LOC111779198 gene encoding glutamine synthetase nodule isozyme-like isoform X2, which translates into the protein MSLLSDLINLNLTDSTDKIIAEYVWIGGSGLDLRSKARTLPGPVTDPAKLPKWNYDGSSTNQAPGDDSEVILYPQAIFKDPFRRGNNILVMCDAYTPSGEPIPTNKRFNAAKIFSHADVVAEEPWYGIEQEYTLLQKDVHWPLGWPVGGFPGPQGPYYCGTGADKAFGRDIVDAHYKACLYAGVNISGINGEVMPGQWEYQVGPTVGIAAGDQVWISRYILERITEIAGVVLSFDPKPIKGDWNGAGAHTNYRSTSRIEGQLQTWILTSSLP
- the LOC111778527 gene encoding uncharacterized protein LOC111778527 isoform X2 translates to MYARRIRCRNQRWDLVFQPSKYLSRPDGRDSVYCQYLNCKSFSRSRFVRDNSIARRLLPSLGTRGDYLNCHASLEQASNSFLRCVQLRRYSSEGDGRNASEGKHIPVKDTADFEKGKPRKEVIGEDAKHCDPHAELGLQDQKEWLKNEKLAMESKRRQSPFITRRERFKNEFLRRILPWEKITVSWDTFPYYLNDHSKSLLVECAASHFKHKKFTSSYGARLTSSSGRILLQSIPGTELYRERLVRALARDLKVPLLVLDSSILAPYDFGDDCSSECESDDEVESGEDCASESEDENENSATNEEWTSSGESKSDCSEIDEADVEATAEAALKKLIPCNIEEFEKRVNGDSDDSAESSQSEPSETSVKLNRPLRKGDRVKYVGPSIHVEADKRPLSNGQRGEVYEVDGDRVAVILDMHDVKPDVDKDETSSESASKPPIYWIHAKEIEHDLDTQSEDCIIAMEVLTEVVNSMQPIIVYFPDSSQWLSRAVSKANRGEFIQKMEETFDKISGPVVLICGQNKIESGSKEKEKLTMILPNIGRIAKLPLSLKRLTEGLKTTKRSEDGNIYKLFTNVLCLHPPKEEEVLRTFNKQLEEDRRIVISRSNLNELHKVLEENELSCLDLLHVITDGVILTKKSAEKVVGWAKNHYLSSCQLPSIKGDHLQLPRESLEIAITRLKDQETTSFKPSQGLKNLAKDEYESNFVSAVVPSGEIGVKFEDIGALEDVKKALNELVILPMRRPELFSRGNLLRPCKGILLFGPPGTGKTLLAKALATEAGANFISITGSTLTSKWFGDAEKLTKALFSFASKLAPVIIFVDEVDSLLGARGGAFEHEATRRMRNEFMAAWDGLRTKDSQRILILGATNRPFDLDDAVIRRLPRRIYVDLPDAANRMKILKIFLAQENVVPDFQFDELANATEGYSGSDLKNLCIAAAYRPVQELLEEENQGAQSDSATPLRPLNLDDFIQSKAKVGPSVAFDATSMNELRKWNEQYGEGGSRRKSPFGFGN